The stretch of DNA GCACATAGCCCCTCTTTTCGTGTAATGGAATTTCGGCTGTTGTGGTATTGTGTGGCTACCATGAAAAAGAATAACGCCTTTTCACGTCGCTCTTTTCTGGCATCTTTTGCGGCGGCTCCGCTGGGTGCGGCGGCAGCGGCCGCGGCGGCCGCGAAGCACATCCCGATCGGGCTGGAGCTTTATTCGGTCCGCAACGATCTGGAAAAAGATCTGGCCGGAACGGTCAGGCAGGTTGCCAAAATGGGGTACCAGTGCGTGGAATTCTATTCGCCGTATTACGATTGGACGCCGAGCGATGCCAGGAAGGTTCGCCGCGAAATGGACAGCCTGGGCATCCGCTGCTACTCGACGCACAACGACCCGAAGTCCTTCACACCGGAGGGAATCGGGAAGGCGATGGAACTGAACAACATTCTAGGCACGCGCTACATCGTGATGGCGTCGGCCGGCGAGGTTGCTACCCTTGACGGTTGGAAGCGAGTGGCGGAGACGCTGGACACAGCAAACCATACGATGGCGGCCCGCGGCTTGCACGCGGGCTATCACAACCACGATCTCGAGTGGAAACCGGTGGACGGCCAGAAACCGATCGAAGTGCTCGCCGCGAATACCGACAAGAGCATTATGTTGCAGCTCGACGTGGGTACGTGCCTAGAGACCGGCAATGATCCTGTGGCGTGGATCAGAAAAAATCCCGGCCGAATTCGTTCTCTCCATCTCAAGAACTGGTCTCCCAAAGGGGGCTATAAGGTGCTCTTCAGCGAAGGAGTGGCCCCGTGGAAGAAGATTTTCGCAGCCGCAGAGAGCGTGGGTGGCGTTGAATATTACCTGATTGAGCAGGAAGGCAGCCGATACTCCGAAATGAAAACCGTGGATTTATGCCTCCAGGAGTATCGCAAACTGCGCGCCTGAAGCGTTGCTCCCAATCCAATTCATCGAGGCATTCAAAGAAATCCAAATCCGCTGGCGCTGCACCCTTTGCGCCGCTGCGGACTTGAAACACGAACATGACATCTCACACGAACAAGCGTCCACCATTATTCTCCCCTGGAAACACGCTGCCTTTTGTCCTGGTCACGTCGCTGTTCTTTCTCTGGGGAATTCCCAACAACCTTAATGACATTCTCATCAAGCAGTTCATGACGTCGTTTCAAATCACCCGCCTTCAGGCCGGGCTGGTGCAATCGGCATTTTACCTGGGCTATTTCTGCCTCGCCATGCCTGCCGCCTTTCTGATGAGGAGATTTGGATACAAGGCGGGCCTGGTGACGGGGCTGCTTCTTTTTGGCTCGGGCGCGTTTCTGTTTTGGCCCGCGGCCATCGTCGGGAGCTATGGATTTTTCCTGTTTGCTCTGTTCGTCATAGCGAGCGGTCTTTCCTTTCTGGAAACCGGCTCGAACACTTTTATCGCCGTGCTGGGCGACCCGCGAAGTTCCGAGCAGCGCCTGAACCTGTCGCAATCGTTTAACCCACTGGGTTCGATCACGGGAGCCTTGATTGGCACCGTCTTTATTTTTTCGGGAATCGAATTGAGCACGCAGCAGATCGGCGCGCTGAAAGCGCAGGGCACGCTCGCCGCCTATTTGAAAAGTGAAACGTTGCGGGTCGTTCATCCTTACATCGTTCTTGGAGTTGTCGTCTGGGTGATGGCGATTCTCATCCTGCGCACAAAGTTTCCGCAGATCAAAGAGGAAGCAGAAAGAAAAGATTCGCGCGATAAGGGAAAGCTGAGCGATCTGCTGCATTACCCGCATTTTCTTCAGGGTGTGTCGGCGCAGTTCTTCTACGTTGGCGCGCAAGTGGGAACCTGGAGCTTCCTGATTCAATACATCCAGGACTACACCCATCAACCCGAAAAAGTTGCCGGCTATCTGCTGACCGGGAGCCTCGTGGCGTTCGGCGTTGGCAGATTTGTGGCTACTTACCTGATGAAGTTTTTCCGGCCCAACAGGCTGATGGGAGTATATGGGATTGTCAACATAGGGCTGGTGGCAGTGGGCGTTCTGTTTCCGGGCTGGGTGGGAGTGGGAGCCATGTTCCTGACCAGCTTCTTTATGTCTTTAATGTTCCCCACTATCTATGCGCTTGGCATCAAAGGCCTCGGCGCGAACACCAAGCTCGGCGGATCGTTCATCGTTATGGCGATTGTAGGTGGGGCCGCAGCGCCGCCGGCCATGGGACTCCTGTATGAACTCTGGCACAGCATGGCCATCGCCATGGTCGTTCCGCTGGTCTGCTATGCCGTGGTCACGCATTACGCGTACTATGGGTCCAGGATGCGCGTGTCCCCTATTCAGAGTGCCGCGGTTTCAGAAACGGCAGCGCTGTGAAGGAAGCGTCAAGCATGAACGGATTTCCGAGATTTGATTTGAATGGCCAGGTCGCCCTGGTGACCGGCGCAGCACGAGGTCTGGGGCGCGCCATATCGCTGGCAATGGCGAATGCGGGCGCGGACGTGGCGCTTGGGCTCCGTGACCGCAGCACAGGATCCGATCTCGTCAATGAAATAGCGGCCATGGGACGCCGGGCACTCGCCTTGCAGATGGATATGGCGCACCTTGACCAGATTTCCAGCGCCGTAGAAGAGGCTGTGGCGCACTTTGGCCGGCTGGACATTCTGGTGAACAACGCCGGAGTGGCGCCGGGAAATCCGGCCGAGGAGTTCACCGAAGAAGACTTTGATTACACCATGGCGGTCAATGTGAAGGGCACATTCTTTGCCAGCCAGGCTGCAGGGCGTGTGATGATCCGCCAACAGCGCGGCCGCATCATCAACATGAGCTCGCAGGCTGGGTTTGTGGCCCTGCCTACCGAATCGATCTACTGCACCACCAAGGCCGCCATTGCACACCTCACCAAGTGCCTGGCCGTCGAATGGGGAAAACACAACATTACGGTGAACGCCATTGCTCCCACATTCGTTTTTACGCCCGGCACTGAAGAAGCGCTTCGAGACCCGGCATTCCGCGCCGACACCATCGAACGCATCGCAGCTCTGCACCGGATCGGCGACCCGATGGACGTCACGGGAGCGGTGGTTTTTCTGGCATCTCCCGCGGCGTCGTTGGTCACCGGGCACACGATTCTTATTGACGGGGGCTGGACGGCCCGGTAGCACACGCGCCTGGAACGGTTTCATACCTGGTACAAAGGCTCTTCTCCCGAATTCCCGCCAGCGCCCAGGGTTTCTTACGCTTCCACAACGTCGTGTCTGTACCGCTCAATCAGCGCGAGAAATTCCTGCTTCTCGTTGGCGGGAGCCTTGAAGTGGTCGAGAGCAGCGTCGGCGTGCCGGATGCTCGCTTGCCACTCAACGGTTGTGATGCCAAGACCGCCGTGGGACGTCTTCATGTCGCGGCCGGTATATACGCACGGCCCTCCCGAGAGGGCGCACATCTGGCCCACCAGCAACTCGCGCCCGCGCCGGACAGAATCAAGGCTGCGGCCGCCCCCAAAGCGGGCAAACATGGGATCGGCCCGCATGCGCCGGAGAAATTCATCGATAATTGCCGCGATGCCATCGTAGCCGCCCAGCCGTTCGTAGAGTGTGCTCCCTGGTTTTTGTGCAGCGGATTCCATGCGGTCACGCCCCTTTCTGATCCTCAAGATGTTTGCCCAAGCCGAAGGGCGTGTCAAGCAGGCCGCCGTAAGCGAGCCGCGGGTCCGTCGGTTCCAAAGCCACTGTCATGCCTTTACGTCACCCCTTTTCCTGCTTTTCCTGGAAGCACAATGAGTGGTACTCTACCTGCACTGCCTGGATTATTGGAGGAAAGCATGCATCGACGAGCATTCATCAAGGGTTCTCTGGCCGGCGTCGGCGGGGCCCTGCTGCTGGACATTTCCTGCAAATCAGCCAAGCAACCGCCTGCGCCGGATGCGCGCCTGAAGGGAGCGTTCCGCAGCCCGGAGAGAAATGGATGGACATTTGTGCACCTTGAGGGCACACCCGCGGAGATAGGATATCAGCACGGCTACTTGCTGGCAGACAGGATCGAAGACGCCACCAAGGTCACCATCCTTCAGCAGACCCACAACAGAAAGTGCGGCTGGGATTTTTATCGAGGCGCCGCGAAAAGCATGCTTTGGCCAAAAATCGAGGCCGAATATCGCGAGGAACTTCAGGGCATTGCCGACGGCTTGCGGGCCCGGGGCAGCAAGCTCGACCTCTGGGACGTGGTTGCGCTGAACGCTTCCATGGAGTGGGACTACTACATGAAGGAGTATGACAAGACGCATAAGGACGAGACGTCGGCTGATCTCGCGGCTCCCGAACATTGCAGCGCCTTTGCCGCCACCGGCAGCTACACGAAGGACGGCAAAATCGTCATTGCCCACAACTGCTGGACGGGATACCTGGACGGCGAGCGTTGGACGATCATCTATGACATCGCTCCCTCACATGGTTACCGGATGTTGATGGACGGGTTCCCAGGTTTCATCCACAGCGGCGACGATTTCGGCATTAATTCCACGGGAATCACCATTACGGAAACCACCATCTCCGGCTTTTCCGGCTACGATCCCTCGGGCATTCCGGAATTCGTGCGCGCTCGCAAAGGCATGCAGTATTCGAGTTCCATTGACGATTACGTGCGGATCATGAAAACGGGCAACAACGGAGGCTATGCCAACAACTGGCTGATCGCCGATCACAAGACCAATGAAGTCGCGGACCTGGAACTGGGGCTGAAAAACGTGAACCTGTGGCGCACCAAGGATGGCTTCTTTGTGGGATCGAACTTCCCCGTCAGCCCCAAGCTCGCCAGTGAGGAAACCAACTTCGACCTGAACGACATGAGCAACAGCGCCAACGCGCGGCATGTGCGCTGGAAGCAGTTGATGGCCGAAAACAAAGGGAAAATCGACATGGCGATGGCCCAGAAATTCATGGGCGACCACTACGATTCATTCGCGAAGAAAGAGGACCCCAGCGAACGCACGCTGTGCGGCCACGTCGATCTGTCGCCGCGCGGATCGGGCACGTGGCAGCCGCCCTATGGCATCGCAGGCGCCGTGCAAAATAAAGGCGCGGACGCAGCCATGATCGAAAAGATGGCGCTTTCCGCATCGGCGGGCCATTGCTGCGGGATCGACTTTAACGCTGCCGAGCACTTGAAAAAGCATCCGGAGTTCAACTGGGAGGCGCCGCTGCTTCGGGACATGCCTTCAAAACCCTGGACCCTGTTCTCAACTTCAACCTGAGAATTCCATCCGGGCCAGGTCAGCGCTGCGATCCAAGGAAGTGCGCCAGCCATTCCATAGCCCGCCACACGGCTTCCGGCGTGGGCATGTGGCCTTTGTGATGGTTGAAGTAACCGATGTTTTCAGGCTTGCCGTACAGATTGTAAACTTGTCGCGCGGCATTAATGTAGTACCAGCTTTTGGCGGTGTCGTAAGTGTCGCCGCCAATCAGTAGAAACGGCCTGGGGGCAATCAGCCCGATGAGTTCGTGCTGATCCGTCCCTTTCTCCGCTTTGTCAATGAAATCGCCGAAATACCAGTAGTCATCATAATTCGAAAACGATAAGCCAACGCCCGGCTCGTTAGAGACCACGGAGGTAATTCGCGGCTCAAAAGCCGCCGCATAAAGCGCCATTTTGCCACCGAGCGAATGCCCGATGATGCCGATATGGTCGCGGTCGACCTCCGGCAGCGAGTAGAGGTAATCAACCAGTCGCTGCGCATCCCACACCCACTTGCCAAGACCGGTGCAGTTTGGATGGCGCAGTTTCAGGTTGGCGACGGCTTCTGAATACCACTCACCGTAGCTCTCGCCAAACCACCGAATAGCCACCGAAATGTATCCCTTTTGCACCGCCGTGTACGCGTAGGAATCGACACCCATGCCCAGGAAACTGCGCCCCGACAGGTTTCGGCCAGCCGGAGTGTCCACGTCATAGAAGGGAACAATCACCACCGGGCGCGGGCGTTGAAGATTGCTTGCCGGCATCATTACCAGAACCTTTTCCCACCAATCCGGTTCCACTTGAAGATACATGAGGCGCGCAGTGTAGTTCTGGTCTTTCACTGTTTCCACCAGCCGTGCCTGAGGTGATGGGGAGCTCGTTTCCATCGAGCCAAGCAGTTTGAGCCATTTTGCAAGGATAGCTTCGCGCCGGGGTTTCCATTCCGCAACTGAGCCGATTCCGGCAACAAGTGATGACAGGCTGCCAATCGACGATTCGTAACCGGCGGGTGGGCTATTGTACGGCTTGAACCAGTCGGGCGATTGCTGCGACTGCGGCAAACGAGGCCGGGGTTCGGCCGTGCGGCATACACGAAAACCTGTGAATCGGCTCTTGTAACCAGGTTCGATGGACGACCGGTATCCCCGTGCCCATTCGGAAGTAGTGCTGATGAATGATCCGCCGCGAACAATGCGCGCCAATCCTCGCAGCGGGCCGGCAGGATTGTATGAACCCTGCGGGGTGCTTTCAGGATTGAAATAATCACTGGTCCATTCCCAAACGTTGCCGAACATGTCAAACAGGCCAAACTGGTTGGGAGAGTAGCTCCCCACCGGCTTCGTACCCGAAGTCTGTAATTCTTCGCTCAGGCGCGCCAAGTTCTTCGTATCCGAGGTTCCAAGGTTGGCCGCGGCAGTCTTGCCTTTCAATTCAGCAATAGGGCCCGCGGCGTGGCTCCACTCGGCGTCGGTGGGAAGGCGATAGCCGTTCCGGCCGGCTTCACAAGAGCCAGTTTCCAGCTTGTAGCAGGGTTCAAGGTTTTCGCGCAGGCTCCGCAGGTTGCAATAACGGATGGCCTCCCACCAGCTTACCGTCTCAACGGGAAGATCAGCACCTTTTTGGAACGACGGATTGTAGCCCATAACGGCTTCAAATTCGCGCTGTGTCAGTTCCTTTGGAGCAATGAGGAACTTGACGAGGGTGACGCTGACAGGAACCTTGGTCAGGCTGTCGATCACCTCGTAGCTCATGCCGGGCACTTCAATCAACCCGCCGGATGAAGCATCCGCCGGCACCCGCGTTTGCAGCCCAGCCGCGGCGCCTTTATTGCCGCTCGCGCGGCGAAGGCCCGACATGAGAGTCCCTGCCCCGAGGACTGAACCCTTAAGGAAATTTCGTCTTTCCATCAACCCTCCTGGCTTTCCATCTCCTGTAGCAAGGAATTATGCCCTTCGCACGCCGCGTGAATCATACCGCAGAGACGACGGATGTGGAAGATAGCCTGATAAAGAGGAACACGCACAGGGGCTCCGATCGGTGGGCCGAGAAGGGCAAGCACGATTTTTGCTGATTACGGTGCTGGAATATCGCGAGCGATGTCGAATTTAAAGGGGTGACGCGCGCCGGTCAGAAATGCAAATGGAAATCGCTGATGGGCCCTTCAATACTCCACACTCTGCATGCTCGCCGGAGACTCGCCAAGAGGTTGATAGCTGCAGCCCGGCGCGGTGCTTTCATGTGACAGGTTTGCAGACGGCGCGTTCAGCACATTGTCAAAAAAGTGCAGCACGCACGACGATGTTTCGGCAAGGCCCCTGGCTCCATTGACAGGTCCAAGGTAGCCCATCATTCCCATTCCCGGGCTGTAGAGAACTGCCAGGTCCGTGAAGTTAAAATCTCGCGTTCCGGTTATGTGCGCCGTCCAGCAGTTCGCGGAGTCCCTGCAGGCGTCATGGGTTTCCTGGTCCAAGTCAGCCTCCTGCTCCTGAAATCTCTTCACCGAAGTACTGGAAAGTGCCCGCTGCAGCCAGGGAGCACGCAGGGTCCAGTCACTCAAGATAAACAGGAAGGGCTCCTTGATGTGTTCAGCCCGAACATCCCCAAACAGATTTCCGTCGATGTCCGCGGCGGCCTTGCAGCGCGGGTCCGTCGAGCACGCTTGCGCGGCTGCGGCGCCTCCAAATGACTGTCCGAAAATTCCAAGTCTCGCAAGGTCGAACCGCCCGTAGAACCGGTTGCTCGAATCTGAATTCATCTGCGCCAGGCTGCCAATTGCAAACCGAATGTCCGCCGCCCACACTTTCACCATGCGATCGCCCGCCGACCGGATAGCCTGCTCGGATCCACGCGGGAACGATGCTTCAGCAAGATGGCTGGCCACTCGGCCGTCCGGAAACCGCACAACCGGCGCGCTGTAAGTGCTGGTAATCCCCAGGACTACGTAGCCATGACTTACGATGTCTTCGATCAAGGTGGTGTAGTCGCTGGGCAGATTGCCGTGGCCGGTGGAAAACACCAGGACGGGGTAGGCTTGGCGCGTTGAGGCGATGGGAGCGTCAGTAATCGCGTGGACCCGGACACGTCCCGGAATCGTCACAGGCCGCCAGGGCAGTTGAGCTGCCCAGGCCGAGGGGATGTATTCAGCAGATTTCGATTGCCGTGAAGCGGCGGCGGGATACCAGAGCCACACCATCAACTCCCGGTGTTTTCCAATGGCGGAGGAGTACGGGTCCTCGCGCTTCGGGTCCGTCCAGTCAAAAATCGCCCGGCCAACAGCGTAGGGACCCGACGGATTGGGCAGGACCACCTCCCGGTGGTCGCCAAAATGCACGATGGCCCCGAATACTCCGATGAGCGCCAGGATGACGAGAATGATAACGAGCACCGCGATCGATGCCGTTCTGATAACTCCGATTCCTGCTGCTACGGATTTATTGCCAAGTAAATCGGGTTGAAAAGACAAATCCTCTTCCAGTCCGGTTGAAGTTTTCTCTTGTCACGAGAATGGCGGCGGAGACCGTCAATCCCCTCCACCGCTCGCGCCGGCAAGCCTCAGTGGCGCCTGTATCCATAAAACCAGCAGGCGGTGGTTGGATCCGCGGTTCCCAACGCTGTGGCGGTTGCCTGCGGGAATCAGAAACTGGTCGCCGGGGCCCCGCATAGCGCGCGCGCCCAGACTTCGGCAACGCTTTCGCGCTCGAGCGGACGGCCCTGCGGCCAAAGGTGAACCTCAAGCCCAGGCATGGCCAGATTTCTCCCCGAGGGTCTATTATAACGGACTATCAGCCTGACCGGTGAATACGCGGACGAACATCATGCGGCAACTCGGGAGGACACAAGTGAATCTGAAAATAAGGCGCCTGATGACTCGAGCCAATTCTCAAACGAGGTTCCAAGCGATGCCCTTGAACTCGATCAGAAGAAATCGACTGCTGCGACACACGATCGTGGTGATGTCACTCAGCCTGCTGCTGGCCCCGGGGATGTGCGCCTCGCAACAGCCCGTCCCGGTTCCGCAGGTTAATGCGAACCTGGGTCCCTGTACCGTGGACTTCACAGTCAGCCAGAGCAGCAACCGGCCGCTGTACAATGCCGAGATCTCGGTGAAGATATCCTATGGTTTTATGGGAATCAAGAAAATGGATTTGAAGGTCGGGACCAATAGCGAGGGCAAAGCGCGTTTTGTGGGCCTGCCCGACAGAGTCCATAACCCCCCGCTGGTATTCGCAGTCAATGCCAAAGGCTTGAGCAAAACTGTCAACTACTGGCCGAGCGTTAAGTGCCAGGCGCGTTACGATGTAATCATGGAAGGGCGCTGAATACTCCTGCCCTGTTCGGGGGCTGATCAAAACAGCCGCAGGCGAGCATCGCCGGACGCTGTATCGACTTCAGCTTGTTATTCATGGGCTCTCTGTCAGGATGTGCGAAGGACAAGTTTCAAGATGAAGAAATACCTGTTTGTATTCCTAGCAGGAATCGTTCTGGTTCCGACGGCATTATACGTCTATCTTCGTTCCGGTTACGCACCGGTTTCGGCATCCGCCTCGCCTCTTCCCTTTGAGCGCTTTTTCGCCAAGCTTGCCATGCGCGCAACTCTGTCGCATGATGTCCCCAAAGTTGACACTGCGCCGCCGGCTGGGGCCGATCTCCAAAGCGGCGCGAATCTGTATCGTGAAAATTGCGCAGTATGCCACGGTCTCCCAAGCACGCCTCAAACGCCCATTTCAAAAGGGATGTATCCTCATCCGCCGCAATTTTTCAGGCTCGGCCAGCCCGTCACGTACGATGCGAACCAGCCTTACCACCCCGCCAGCCCTAAGGCTTATTGGAAAGTGAAGAACGGTGTCCGCCTGACAGGAATGCCCGGTTTTAAAGATTCACTCACCGAACAACAGATCCTGCAACTTAGCCAGTTTTTGGCGAACGCCAGAAATCTGCCGCCCGCCGTGAGGGCCGAGCTGGAAGGCAAGACCGAACCAGCGCCCTCAGGCGGGCCGATAGCCGGACCGGGCCAGAGCGCGACCGTAGGCCACAGGTAAACTTTGCCCTGGTCCAAAATGCGATAACCGAATTGCCGCATGAAATAAACCTCGAATATCAAAAATAGCTGGGAGGCACGCCTCGAGCGCAGGTACAATCATATCCGGGGTTCACAGCGTTTATCTCTCTGCTTCCGGTCCCCTGCCTCCTCGGGAAGGAAATGCACCAGGTGCTGGGCGGGTAACGCTTGCATTGCCGGGTTAATCCCCGGGAAGGTCGCCAGCCGCCCTGGAGATTTTTTCAAAGCAACTCGCATCGGTTTTCTGGTTATACCGGGACCGCTTCATCAGGCCTCAAAGCGATGAAGGGTGCAAAAAAGCGTGTCAAGGCGCGGATTGGAGAGCTCTTCTTTGAGCAGTCATGAAATTTTACTTTCTGCTTTCACTCCTGCTGGTGGCTTGCCCGAGGGCGTTGCTCGCCGGGCCTCCGTTCCAGACCGACGACCCCGAACCCGTCCCATACAAACACTATGAGTTCTACACTTTCTCCTCTGCCGGCTCCACGCGGCTTGAAACAGACACGCTGGGGCCCGCAGTGGAACTCAATTGGGGAGCAGTTCCCAACGTGCAGCTTCATTTGATTGTTCCCGCCGCGGCGGCATTTCCATCGGACGGGCCGGCGGCGTTTGGCATGGGCGACATCGAGACGGGAATCAAATACCGCTTTGTTCCAGAAACCAGGCATCGCCCGATGGTTGGCACGTTTACAATGCTTGAAATGCCGACAGGAAACGCCGACCGCGGCCTGGGCGTTGGCCAATTATGGGCGCGTATTCCGATCTGGATTCAGAAAAGCTTTGACCCCTGGACCACCTACGGTGGCGGCGGTGTGGTGATCAACCACGCTCCGGGCGCGCGGGATTATCCATTCAGCGGATGGTTGCTTCAGAGAGATTTTGGCAAGAAGTGGACACTCGGAGGAGAAGTCTTCTACCATGGCCCCGAAGGGCAGGGGACGCCGAGCCCGCGCCCCGCCACCATGGTCGATCTGGGAGGCTACTACTACTTCCGGAATCCCGGTTTTCAACTTCTGTTCGCTTACGGCCACAGCATCGCCGGACAGACCGAAAACTATGCCTACCTCGGACTCTACTGGACCTGGGGACCAAAGTCCGCCGGGGACGATTAGCCCTGCAAAGATCCGCTGGCGCAAAGGAGAAGTCCATGGATTGCCCAACCGCATTTCGCGACGCTCGCTGGACGGTCCGCCTGGCCGTGCTTGCCGTGGCCGTTTCGAGTCTTGCCGCCTTCAGCAGAGCAAGAGCTGCAACGCCCGGGTTGGAGTTTGAGATTTCTTTTCCCGCGGGGGTCCACAGCAAGCCCATTACCGGACGCGTCTACGTGATGCTTTCCGATGATCAGGATCCCGAGCCGCGGTTGCAGGTTGGGTCGTGGGGCAGTCACCCGCCGTTTTTCGGTGTTGATGTCAGCCGGCTCAAACCGGGGCAGACGGTCGTCATCAACGCAAGCACACTTGGCTTCCCAACACGCAGCTTGAGGGAGGTGCCGTCAGGTGACTACTATGTGCAAGCGCTGGTCAATGTCTATTCAGAGTTCCATCGCTCCGATGGCCATGCCATCTGGGCGCACATGGACCAGTGGGAGGGACAGCAGTTCAACAGCGCACCGGGCAATCTTTACAGCAAGGTTGAGCGCGTCCATCTGGATCCCGCTGCGGGTTTTGACATCAAGCTGAGCCTGACGCAGGTAATCCCGCCGGTGAACGTCCCGGCGGATACGGCGTGGGTGAAGCGCATCAAAATCCAGAGCAAATTGCTCAGCAGGTTCTGGGGCCGTCCCATCTACCAGGGTGCGGTCGTGCTGCTGCCCAGGGGCTACGACTCCCACCCTGAAAGCTACTATCCGGTGATCTACGAGCAGGGGCACTTCGGCCTGGGGCCCGCGTTCAGCTTCTCCACCGCCGATAAAGATGTGTCCGGGCGCGTGGAGAACATCCTCCGTTCTTACAACATTGAGACCGGCTACCAATTTTACAAAGCCTGGAACTCCGCCGGTTTCCCCCGGATGATCGCCGTCACTTTCCAGCATCCCACACCGTTTTTCGACGACTCCTATGCGGTGAACTCTGCCAACAATGGGCCGTACGGCGACGCCCTCATGACGGAACTGATTCCCTACGTCGAAACGCATTTTCGGATTATCCGCAAACCCTACGCCCGCGTGCTGACCGGCGGATCGAC from Terriglobia bacterium encodes:
- a CDS encoding c-type cytochrome, with product MKKYLFVFLAGIVLVPTALYVYLRSGYAPVSASASPLPFERFFAKLAMRATLSHDVPKVDTAPPAGADLQSGANLYRENCAVCHGLPSTPQTPISKGMYPHPPQFFRLGQPVTYDANQPYHPASPKAYWKVKNGVRLTGMPGFKDSLTEQQILQLSQFLANARNLPPAVRAELEGKTEPAPSGGPIAGPGQSATVGHR
- a CDS encoding SUMF1/EgtB/PvdO family nonheme iron enzyme, coding for MERRNFLKGSVLGAGTLMSGLRRASGNKGAAAGLQTRVPADASSGGLIEVPGMSYEVIDSLTKVPVSVTLVKFLIAPKELTQREFEAVMGYNPSFQKGADLPVETVSWWEAIRYCNLRSLRENLEPCYKLETGSCEAGRNGYRLPTDAEWSHAAGPIAELKGKTAAANLGTSDTKNLARLSEELQTSGTKPVGSYSPNQFGLFDMFGNVWEWTSDYFNPESTPQGSYNPAGPLRGLARIVRGGSFISTTSEWARGYRSSIEPGYKSRFTGFRVCRTAEPRPRLPQSQQSPDWFKPYNSPPAGYESSIGSLSSLVAGIGSVAEWKPRREAILAKWLKLLGSMETSSPSPQARLVETVKDQNYTARLMYLQVEPDWWEKVLVMMPASNLQRPRPVVIVPFYDVDTPAGRNLSGRSFLGMGVDSYAYTAVQKGYISVAIRWFGESYGEWYSEAVANLKLRHPNCTGLGKWVWDAQRLVDYLYSLPEVDRDHIGIIGHSLGGKMALYAAAFEPRITSVVSNEPGVGLSFSNYDDYWYFGDFIDKAEKGTDQHELIGLIAPRPFLLIGGDTYDTAKSWYYINAARQVYNLYGKPENIGYFNHHKGHMPTPEAVWRAMEWLAHFLGSQR
- a CDS encoding sugar phosphate isomerase/epimerase, with the protein product MKKNNAFSRRSFLASFAAAPLGAAAAAAAAAKHIPIGLELYSVRNDLEKDLAGTVRQVAKMGYQCVEFYSPYYDWTPSDARKVRREMDSLGIRCYSTHNDPKSFTPEGIGKAMELNNILGTRYIVMASAGEVATLDGWKRVAETLDTANHTMAARGLHAGYHNHDLEWKPVDGQKPIEVLAANTDKSIMLQLDVGTCLETGNDPVAWIRKNPGRIRSLHLKNWSPKGGYKVLFSEGVAPWKKIFAAAESVGGVEYYLIEQEGSRYSEMKTVDLCLQEYRKLRA
- the fucP gene encoding L-fucose:H+ symporter permease, translating into MTSHTNKRPPLFSPGNTLPFVLVTSLFFLWGIPNNLNDILIKQFMTSFQITRLQAGLVQSAFYLGYFCLAMPAAFLMRRFGYKAGLVTGLLLFGSGAFLFWPAAIVGSYGFFLFALFVIASGLSFLETGSNTFIAVLGDPRSSEQRLNLSQSFNPLGSITGALIGTVFIFSGIELSTQQIGALKAQGTLAAYLKSETLRVVHPYIVLGVVVWVMAILILRTKFPQIKEEAERKDSRDKGKLSDLLHYPHFLQGVSAQFFYVGAQVGTWSFLIQYIQDYTHQPEKVAGYLLTGSLVAFGVGRFVATYLMKFFRPNRLMGVYGIVNIGLVAVGVLFPGWVGVGAMFLTSFFMSLMFPTIYALGIKGLGANTKLGGSFIVMAIVGGAAAPPAMGLLYELWHSMAIAMVVPLVCYAVVTHYAYYGSRMRVSPIQSAAVSETAAL
- a CDS encoding C45 family peptidase, translated to MHRRAFIKGSLAGVGGALLLDISCKSAKQPPAPDARLKGAFRSPERNGWTFVHLEGTPAEIGYQHGYLLADRIEDATKVTILQQTHNRKCGWDFYRGAAKSMLWPKIEAEYREELQGIADGLRARGSKLDLWDVVALNASMEWDYYMKEYDKTHKDETSADLAAPEHCSAFAATGSYTKDGKIVIAHNCWTGYLDGERWTIIYDIAPSHGYRMLMDGFPGFIHSGDDFGINSTGITITETTISGFSGYDPSGIPEFVRARKGMQYSSSIDDYVRIMKTGNNGGYANNWLIADHKTNEVADLELGLKNVNLWRTKDGFFVGSNFPVSPKLASEETNFDLNDMSNSANARHVRWKQLMAENKGKIDMAMAQKFMGDHYDSFAKKEDPSERTLCGHVDLSPRGSGTWQPPYGIAGAVQNKGADAAMIEKMALSASAGHCCGIDFNAAEHLKKHPEFNWEAPLLRDMPSKPWTLFSTST
- a CDS encoding alpha/beta hydrolase-fold protein, with product MDCPTAFRDARWTVRLAVLAVAVSSLAAFSRARAATPGLEFEISFPAGVHSKPITGRVYVMLSDDQDPEPRLQVGSWGSHPPFFGVDVSRLKPGQTVVINASTLGFPTRSLREVPSGDYYVQALVNVYSEFHRSDGHAIWAHMDQWEGQQFNSAPGNLYSKVERVHLDPAAGFDIKLSLTQVIPPVNVPADTAWVKRIKIQSKLLSRFWGRPIYQGAVVLLPRGYDSHPESYYPVIYEQGHFGLGPAFSFSTADKDVSGRVENILRSYNIETGYQFYKAWNSAGFPRMIAVTFQHPTPFFDDSYAVNSANNGPYGDALMTELIPYVETHFRIIRKPYARVLTGGSTGGWESLALQVFHPEFFGGTWTLYPDPVHFTHDQLIDIYSDDNAFFAPGRRWLRAIRPLSRETDGQVTTTVQQESQLEDVLGSHGRSGQQLEAWEAVYGPVGADGYPKPLWDKRTGEIDHNVADYMRDHGYDLTQYLRRNWSKIGASLVGKIHIDVGDMDTYYLNLACYDLEKFLESTTNPYYDGKFEYGRPEKGHGWQSTTQENMVRIMAGHVAANAPADANLKEWHYK
- a CDS encoding glucose 1-dehydrogenase is translated as MNGFPRFDLNGQVALVTGAARGLGRAISLAMANAGADVALGLRDRSTGSDLVNEIAAMGRRALALQMDMAHLDQISSAVEEAVAHFGRLDILVNNAGVAPGNPAEEFTEEDFDYTMAVNVKGTFFASQAAGRVMIRQQRGRIINMSSQAGFVALPTESIYCTTKAAIAHLTKCLAVEWGKHNITVNAIAPTFVFTPGTEEALRDPAFRADTIERIAALHRIGDPMDVTGAVVFLASPAASLVTGHTILIDGGWTAR
- a CDS encoding group 1 truncated hemoglobin gives rise to the protein MESAAQKPGSTLYERLGGYDGIAAIIDEFLRRMRADPMFARFGGGRSLDSVRRGRELLVGQMCALSGGPCVYTGRDMKTSHGGLGITTVEWQASIRHADAALDHFKAPANEKQEFLALIERYRHDVVEA